A window from Citrus sinensis cultivar Valencia sweet orange chromosome 3, DVS_A1.0, whole genome shotgun sequence encodes these proteins:
- the LOC127901475 gene encoding uncharacterized protein LOC127901475, with product MRAEESKDPLKEVDWKAIGSELQKDPGAGVKPVVKKRLPKKIRQIPDYYFLPRRSLPSAIAFYGSCIAGGIGAGMLLEIWINKKVKEDGGVIWEFDK from the exons ATGAGAGCTGAAGAGTCGAAAGATCCTCTGAAGGAGGTTGATTGGAAAGCCATTGGTAGTGAATTGCAGAAGGACCCTGGTGCAGGTGTGAAACCAGTTGTAAAGAAGCGGCTTCCGAAAAAGATTAGGCAAATTCCAGACTACTATTTCCTTCCTCGAAGATCTTTACCCTCGGCCATAGCCTTCTATGGGTCTTGCATTGCTGGTGGAATTGGTGCTGGGATGCTGCTGGAGATCTGGATAAACAAGAAGGTTAAAG AGGATGGAGGAGTCATATGGGAGTTTGACAAATAG
- the LOC102629534 gene encoding protein KINESIN LIGHT CHAIN-RELATED 1-like produces MPSLISVKTPPNTTPLNILIPAIQNGSTNNLRSPSPLRKRFPSPSPSNSRAKRTSEKVTIDESSLDNPDLGPFLLKLARETISSGDNPNKALDYAIRASKSFERFSGSGQELELVMSLHMLAAIYCSLGRFEEAVPVLERSIEVVDIGKGSDRALAKFSGYMQLGDTCSSMGLLDRSVWCYESGLEIQIEALGDSDPRVAETCRYLAEAHIQAMQFDEAENLCKKILEIHREHGHSASLEEAADRRLMALVYEAKGDYESALEHLVLASMVMIANGQENEVASIDVSIGNIYMSLCRFDEAIFSYQKGLTVFKATRGEDHLSVASIFIRLADLYYRIGKLRESKSYCENALRVCAKPAPATAPEEIANGLTEISAIYEALNEHEEALKLLQKAMKLLEDTPGYHSTIAGIEAQMGVMLYVVGRYGEARSSFESAVVKLRASGESKSAFFGIVLNQMGLACLQLYRINEATELFEEARGVLEQECGSCHLDTLGVYSNLAATYDALGRVEDAIEILEYILKVREEKLGTANPDIDDEKERLAELLKETGRARNRKGKSLENLLDSNAYRVKKEVTKRRSGFGFRT; encoded by the exons ATGCCGAGTCTAATTTCCGTCAAAACCCCGCCAAATACGACGCCGCTAAACATTCTCATACCTGCAATCCAAAATGGATCCACTAATAACCTTCGATCCCCATCTCCACTTAGAAAGCGATTCCCGTCTCCGTCACCTTCAAATTCACGCGCAAAAAGAACCTCCGAAAAGGTGACCATCGATGAATCGTCTTTGGACAACCCGGATCTGGGTCCGTTTCTACTCAAGTTGGCGCGAGAAACTATCAGTTCGGGTGATAACCCGAACAAGGCCTTGGATTACGCAATTCGGGCTTCCAAATCGTTTGAGAGGTTTTCGGGTTCAGGCCAGGAGCTGGAGCTGGTCATGAGCTTGCACATGCTGGCAGCCATCTATTGTAGTTTGGGCCGGTTCGAGGAGGCGGTTCCGGTTTTGGAACGGTCCATTGAGGTCGTGGATATTGGAAAGGGTTCTGATCGTGCGCTTGCCAAGTTTTCCGGGTACATGCAGCTTGGTGACACATGTTCGTCGATGGGTTTATTAGACAGGTCCGTTTGGTGTTACGAATCGGGTTTGGAGATCCAAATCGAGGCTCTCGGAGATTCGGATCCGAGAGTCGCTGAGACTTGCAG GTACTTAGCTGAGGCACATATTCAAGCAATGCAATTTGATGAGGCAGAAAACCTATGCAAGAAGATCCTTGAAATTCATAGGGAACACGGTCACTCGGCCTCCCTTGAAGAAGCAGCTGATCGTAGGCTTATGGCTCTTGTTTATGAGGCAAAGGGGGACTACGAATCTGCCCTTGAGCACCTTGTTCTGGCTAGCATGGTAATGATCGCTAATGGTCAAGAGAATGAGGTTGCTTCCATTGATGTTAGCATTGGCAACATATATATGTCCCTTTGTCGCTTTGACGAGGCCATTTTTTCTTATCAGAAAGGGCTTACGGTCTTCAAAGCCACTAGGGGTGAAGATCACCTTTCTGTAGCATCAATCTTTATTCGTCTTGCAGATCTATACTACAGGATAGGCAAACTAAGGGAGTCAAAATCCTACTGTGAGAATGCCTTAAGAGTGTGTGCGAAACCAGCTCCTGCAACTGCACCTGAGGAGATTGCCAATGGCTTGACAGAAATCTCAGCAATATACGAAGCCCTGAATGAACATGAAGAGGCATTGAAGCTCCTGCAAAAGGCCATGAAGTTATTGGAAGACACCCCTGGGTACCATAGCACCATCGCAGGAATAGAAGCGCAGATGGGTGTGATGTTGTATGTGGTTGGGAGGTATGGAGAGGCTCGATCCTCTTTTGAGAGTGCTGTAGTGAAGCTACGGGCCAGTGGGGAGAGTAAATCGGCATTCTTTGGCATCGTGTTGAACCAGATGGGGTTGGCTTGTCTGCAGCTCTACAGGATAAATGAGGCCACTGAACTGTTTGAAGAAGCAAGGGGAGTACTGGAGCAGGAGTGTGGTTCATGTCACTTGGACACTCTCGGGGTATATAGCAATCTTGCAGCAACTTATGATGCCTTGGGGAG GGTCGAAGATGCTATTGAGATATTGGAGTACATCCTTAAGGTGAGAGAAGAAAAACTTGGGACAGCAAATCCGGACATTGATGACGAGAAAGAAAGGCTTGCTGAACTCTTGAAAGAAACAGGACGGGCTCGGAACAGAAAAGGGAAATCTCTTGAAAATCTTCTTGATTCCAACGCATACAGAGTGAAGAAAGAAGTTACCAAGAGAAGGTCTGGATTTGGTTTTAGAACTTAA